In Alistipes sp. ZOR0009, the following proteins share a genomic window:
- a CDS encoding lmo0937 family membrane protein produces MERFLYLLAVILVIAWLLGYFAFNVSGIIHILLVLAVISILLSIIRGRRAS; encoded by the coding sequence ATGGAACGATTCCTTTACCTGCTGGCGGTAATTCTGGTTATCGCATGGCTTTTAGGCTACTTTGCATTTAATGTAAGCGGCATTATTCACATCCTTCTGGTGCTAGCCGTTATTTCCATATTGCTAAGCATCATCAGAGGACGACGAGCAAGCTAG